The following proteins are co-located in the Vigna angularis cultivar LongXiaoDou No.4 chromosome 2, ASM1680809v1, whole genome shotgun sequence genome:
- the LOC108347958 gene encoding non-specific lipid transfer protein GPI-anchored 5 yields the protein MAPRRIKMLLRLCLVVALWGGTLAQSQSSCTNVFISLAPCLDYVTGNASNPSSSCCSQLAYVVSSQPLCLCEVVSGAASTIAASFNINQTRALALPTSCNIQTPPLTTCTGSASSSPAFSVSNFPNSPSGIGSNTVSSATGSSTIVGGSSHGNSSSTYKLSCSWFLMFVLATTLTFTFTSTTSLYIF from the exons ATGGCACCCAGAAGGATTAAGATGCTGCTAAGGTTGTGCCTTGTGGTGGCTCTTTGGGGTGGCACATTGGCTCAATCTCAATCAAGTTGCACCAATGTCTTCATAAGTCTTGCTCCCTGCCTTGACTATGTAACAGGAAATGCCTCaaacccttcttcttcttgctgcTCTCAACTTGCCTATGTGGTGAGTTCTCAACCACTGTGCCTGTGTGAGGTTGTTAGCGGTGCTGCTTCAACAATTGCTGCAAGTTTCAACATCAATCAGACTCGGGCTTTGGCTCTCCCCACTTCTTGCAACATTCAGACACCTCCTCTTACCACCTGCACTG GCTCAGCCTCTTCCTCACCAGCTTTTTCCGTTTCAAACTTTCCCAACTCCCCTTCAG GGATTGGATCCAACACTGTTTCATCAGCGACCGGAAGCAGTACGATTGTCGGTGGTTCATCTCACGGAAATTCAAGTTCCACTTATAAATTATCATGTTCTTGGTTTCTGATGTTTGTCCTTGCAACCACTTTGACTTTCACCTTCACGAGTACCACATCGCTCTACATCTTCTAA
- the LOC108347967 gene encoding non-specific lipid transfer protein GPI-anchored 16 isoform X2, whose product MLSSLMAFQIGVILTALIVGSVNSVTGQVSSSCTTSMMNSITPCANIITGSTNNNGLKPPSTCCDSLRSLMNTNTNCACFLLSANAPFFQLPLTLALSFSQACNINGLPLQCKASASPLPAPGPAVLGSNAPTLSPLSPQDSKMVEEEKYQKVQLAAASVPAEAGAPSRSRIPQIRPVLTPLPSPSRSSFLSSPPYDFLVGIVLLCLYS is encoded by the exons ATGCTCTCATCCCTCATGGCTTTTCAAATAGGAGTGATTCTGACAGCTCTCATAGTGGGTTCAGTAAATTCGGTTACTGGACAAGTTAGCAGTTCTTGCACAACCTCTATGATGAACAGTATCACACCATGCGCCAACATCATCACAGGAAGCACTAATAATAATGGTTTAAAGCCACCAAGTACGTGTTGTGATTCACTGAGGTCTTTGATGAACACCAACACCAACTGTGCTTGCTTTCTGCTCTCTGCCAATGCTCCATTTTTCCAACTACCCCTCACCCTTGCCCTCTCATTTTCACAAGCATGCAACATCAATGGACTTCCTTTGCAGTGCAAAG CTTCTGCTTCTCCTTTACCAGCTCCAG gtCCTGCAGTTCTTGGATCGAACGCTCCAACCCTATCACCCTTAAGCCCACAAG ATTCAAAAATGGTTGAAGAAGAGAAATATCAGAAAGTTCAATTGGCGGCGGCGTCAGTTCCGGCGGAAGCAGGAGCACCCAGTAGAAGTAGAATTCCACAGATCAGACCAGTGTTGACTCCACTTCCTTCGCCATCTCGTTCATCTTTTCTCTCATCACCACCTTATGATTTTCTCGTAGGAATCGTGCTTTTGTGCCTCTATTCCTAA
- the LOC108347967 gene encoding non-specific lipid transfer protein GPI-anchored 16 isoform X1, whose product MLSSLMAFQIGVILTALIVGSVNSVTGQVSSSCTTSMMNSITPCANIITGSTNNNGLKPPSTCCDSLRSLMNTNTNCACFLLSANAPFFQLPLTLALSFSQACNINGLPLQCKASASPLPAPGPAVLGSNAPTLSPLSPQADSKMVEEEKYQKVQLAAASVPAEAGAPSRSRIPQIRPVLTPLPSPSRSSFLSSPPYDFLVGIVLLCLYS is encoded by the exons ATGCTCTCATCCCTCATGGCTTTTCAAATAGGAGTGATTCTGACAGCTCTCATAGTGGGTTCAGTAAATTCGGTTACTGGACAAGTTAGCAGTTCTTGCACAACCTCTATGATGAACAGTATCACACCATGCGCCAACATCATCACAGGAAGCACTAATAATAATGGTTTAAAGCCACCAAGTACGTGTTGTGATTCACTGAGGTCTTTGATGAACACCAACACCAACTGTGCTTGCTTTCTGCTCTCTGCCAATGCTCCATTTTTCCAACTACCCCTCACCCTTGCCCTCTCATTTTCACAAGCATGCAACATCAATGGACTTCCTTTGCAGTGCAAAG CTTCTGCTTCTCCTTTACCAGCTCCAG gtCCTGCAGTTCTTGGATCGAACGCTCCAACCCTATCACCCTTAAGCCCACAAG CAGATTCAAAAATGGTTGAAGAAGAGAAATATCAGAAAGTTCAATTGGCGGCGGCGTCAGTTCCGGCGGAAGCAGGAGCACCCAGTAGAAGTAGAATTCCACAGATCAGACCAGTGTTGACTCCACTTCCTTCGCCATCTCGTTCATCTTTTCTCTCATCACCACCTTATGATTTTCTCGTAGGAATCGTGCTTTTGTGCCTCTATTCCTAA
- the LOC108347910 gene encoding pentatricopeptide repeat-containing protein At1g03100, mitochondrial: MLGVRKLKTGPDIPLVLSVMVANCNYRTAQVSSGKSVRYIVKSAVSCLVKSSSSAFLLGSGNKFSLQGLYFSSVAERILVHAQDPAKVSLEIQNAIDLNQLDYSWKLLEQHMHMEGFPRKSVISKLVTSYVDSLDTKLLGKAYELVERAIEKGRQDLLEKDVLIYLSFGLAKARLPVPASTILRKMIDMEHFPSVTAWSAVLAHMSQTAEGSYLAAELILEIGYLFQNNRIDPRKRSNAPLIAMKPNSAAFSIALAGCLLFESSRKAEQLLDMMPRIGVKADAHLLIIMARVYERNGRREELKKLQRHIEEAPNLTDLQFRHFYNCLLTCHLRFGDLDSASNMVLEMLRKAKEARNSLAAAKFMMNADGIDHNRSPELASVHSLNKIKDLDSLQNNRSNSSAVLSYEEFSKDRNFSKLEAESKAILDSLLSKLQMRVDLITTKHGILQPTETIYVKLVKAMLEAGKTKDLAVFLLKAEREDSPFSNDNSALVHVINACISLGWLDQAHDLLDEMRLAGVRTGSSVYSSLLKAYCRANRVADVTSLLRDAKIAGIQLDSSSYEAMIQSRVLQQDTQGALQLFKERKEARIPRVTQQNSGMMAKDGADTEEAGLMTKLLQEIKEGQKVDCGVHDWNNVIHFFCKKRLMQDAEKALKKMRSLGHLPNAQTFHSMVTGYAATGGKYQEVTELWGEMKGLASSVSMTFDQELLDSVLYTFVRGGFFVRANEVVTMMEKGNMFIDKYKYRMLFLKYHKSLYKGKAPKFQTESQLSKREAALAFKRWIGLT; encoded by the coding sequence ATGCTTGGAGTGAGAAAGCTCAAAACAGGGCCTGATATCCCTTTGGTTTTAAGTGTCATGGTTGCTAATTGCAATTATAGAACAGCCCAAGTTTCCAGTGGCAAAAGTGTCAGGTATATTGTTAAGTCGGCTGTCTCTTGTTTAGTTAAATCAAGTTCATCAGCATTTCTACTGGGATCAGGGAATAAATTTTCTCTTCAAGGACTATATTTCTCTAGTGTGGCTGAAAGAATCCTGGTCCATGCTCAAGACCCTGCCAAAGTTAGTTTGGAGATACAAAATGCTATCGATTTGAATCAATTAGATTATTCGTGGAAATTATTGGAGCAGCATATGCACATGGAGGGGTTTCCCAGAAAATCAGTCATCAGTAAGCTTGTAACAAGCTATGTGGACAGCCTTGATACGAAATTGCTAGGAAAGGCTTATGAGTTGGTAGAACGTGCTATTGAGAAAGGTAGACAAGATTTGTTGGAAAAGGATGTACTTATCTACCTCAGCTTTGGCCTTGCAAAAGCCAGACTACCAGTTCCAGCATCAACCATTTTAAGAAAGATGATAGATATGGAGCATTTTCCCTCAGTCACTGCTTGGTCTGCAGTTTTAGCGCACATGTCACAAACAGCAGAAGGAAGTTACCTTGCTGCGGAGTTGATTCTTGAAATAGGTTATTTATTCCAGAACAATAGAATAGATCCGCGTAAAAGGAGCAATGCACCTTTGATAGCCATGAAGCCAAACAGTGCTGCTTTTAGCATTGCTTTGGCAGGGTGCCTCCTATTTGAGTCATCTAGGAAGGCAGAACAGCTTCTGGATATGATGCCTCGAATTGGTGTCAAAGCAGATGCACACTTACTGATAATAATGGCACGTGTATACGAGAGAAATGGGCGAAGGGAAGAGCTCAAGAAGCTGCAAAGGCACATAGAGGAAGCCCCAAATCTAACTGATTTACAGTTTCGACATTTCTATAATTGTTTATTGACATGCCATTTGAGATTTGGGGATCTAGATTCTGCATCAAACATGGTTTTGGAAATGCTTAGGAAAGCAAAGGAAGCAAGAAATTCTCTTGCAGCTGCCAAATTTATGATGAATGCCGATGGAATTGACCATAACCGTTCTCCGGAATTGGCTTCTGTCCATAGTTTGAACAAGATTAAAGATTTAGATAGTTTACAAAATAACAGGTCAAATTCAAGTGCTGTATTATCTTATGAGGAGTTCTCTAAAGATAGGAACTTCTCAAAGCTTGAGGCAGAGTCCAAAGCTATACTTGATTCTTTATTATCAAAGTTGCAGATGCGGGTGGACTTGATCACAACCAAGCATGGTATATTGCAGCCAACTGAAacaatttatgtaaaattagtTAAAGCTATGCTAGAAGCTGGCAAGACCAAAGATTTAGCTGTATTTCTTCTCAAGGCAGAAAGAGAAGATTCTCCATTTTCCAATGACAATTCAGCTTTGGTTCATGTTATTAACGCGTGCATCTCACTTGGATGGCTGGACCAAGCACATGATCTCCTGGATGAAATGCGTCTAGCCGGAGTTAGAACTGGTTCATCTGTATACTCCTCTCTTTTGAAAGCATATTGCAGAGCGAATAGGGTGGCAGATGTCACATCGCTTCTGAGAGATGCTAAGATAGCTGGTATCCAGCTTGACTCAAGCTCTTATGAGGCAATGATCCAATCCAGAGTTCTCCAGCAAGACACACAGGGTGCACTCCAACTTTTTAAAGAGAGGAAAGAGGCTAGAATTCCAAGAGTCACTCAACAAAACTCTGGCATGATGGCTAAAGATGGAGCGGATACTGAAGAAGCTGGGCTAATGACCAAGCTGTTACAGGAAATCAAGGAAGGGCAGAAAGTGGACTGTGGAGTGCATGACTGGAATAATGTAATCCACTTTTTTTGCAAGAAGAGACTGATGCAAGATGCAGAAAAGGCTCTAAAGAAAATGAGAAGCTTAGGCCACTTACCAAATGCTCAAACTTTCCATTCTATGGTCACAGGGTATGCTGCCACTGGAGGAAAATATCAAGAGGTGACAGAGCTGTGGGGTGAGATGAAAGGTCTTGCTTCTTCTGTCTCCATGACGTTTGATCAGGAACTTCTTGATTCTGTGTTGTATACGTTTGTAAGGGGTGGATTCTTCGTTCGAGCCAATGAAGTTGTGACCATGATGGAAAAAGGAAACATGTTTATTGACAAATACAAGTACCGAATGCTGTTCTTGAAATACCATAAATCACTTTACAAAGGGAAGGCTCCGAAATTTCAGACAGAATCCCAACTAAGCAAAAGGGAAGCAGCCCTGGCTTTTAAAAGGTGGATAGGCTTGACTTGA
- the LOC108347915 gene encoding type I inositol polyphosphate 5-phosphatase 4 isoform X3, which produces MHHQEKQIREIKQMVLGQSAKRIFVATWNVAGKSPPSYLSLEDWLHTSPPADIYVLGFQEIVPLNAGNVLGTEDNGPARKWLALIRRTLNNLPGTSGGCHTPSPLPDPIVELDADFEGSVRQKATSFFQRRSFQSLSRSLRMDNDMLMQQACLDRRFSVCDRVIFGHRASDYDPNYRWGSSDEENGAGDSPITAQYSPMSYGGCFSAEDSDRQTGHSRYCLVASKQMVGVFLTVWVKSDIRDDVHKMKVSCVGRGLMGYLGNKGSISISMSLHQTSFCFICSHLTSGQKDGDELRRNSDVMEILRKTRFPPVHDMGDENSPQTILEHDRIIWLGDLNYRIALSYRAAKALVEMHDWKTLLENDQLCIEQRQGRIFEGWNEGKIYFPPTYKYSNNSDRYAGDDRRSKQKRRTPAWCDRILWYGRGLHQLSYVRGESRFSDHRPVYSIFLAEVESISCNQIKKSSSSRIDVEELFPNSHGYDYTDLHYF; this is translated from the exons ATGCACCATCAGGAAAAGCAAATCAG AGAGATCAAGCAGATGGTACTCGGACAGAGTGCGAAGAG AATCTTTGTTGCCACTTGGAATGTAGCAGGGAAGTCACCTCCAAGTTATTTGAGTCTTGAAGATTGGCTTCACACCTCTCCACCAGCTGATATCTATGTTCTTGG ATTTCAAGAAATTGTACCTCTTAATGCTGGTAATGTTTTGGGAACAGAAGACAATGGTCCTGCAAGAAAATGGCTAGCCCTTATTAGGAGGACCTTGAACAACCTTCCTGGAACAAGTGGAGGATGCCACACACCTTCACCCCTCCCTGATCCTATTGTAGAGCTAGATGCTGATTTTGAGGGATCAGTGAGGCAGAAGGCAACCTCTTTCTTTCAACGAAGATCCTTCCAATCCTTGAGCCGTAGTTTGAGAATGGATAATGATATGTTAATGCAACAAGCTTGCCTTGATCGTCGTTTCAGTGTCTGTGATAGAGTGATATTTGGTCACAGAGCGAGTGACTATGACCCCAATTATCGATGGGGTTCCTCAGATGAAGAAAATGGCGCTGGTGACTCTCCAATTACAGCACAGTATTCACCGATGTCATACGGTGGTTGTTTCTCTGCAGAGGATAGTGACAGACAGACAGGCCACTCAAGATACTGCTTGGTTGCTAGCAAGCAAATGGTTGGGGTATTTCTAACTGTTTGGGTGAAAAGTGATATAAGAGATGATGTTCACAAAATGAAAGTGTCTTGTGTTGGCCGAGGGTTAATGGGATATCTCGGAAACAAG GGATCAATATCAATTAGTATGTCATTGCACCAAACAAGCTTTTGCTTCATTTGTAGTCATTTGACTTCTGGACAAAAGGATGGTGATGAGTTAAGGAGAAATTCAGATGTAATGGAGATTCTCAGAAAGACAAGGTTTCCCCCAGTCCACGACATGGGTGATGAGAATTCTCCTCAGACAATTCTGGAACATGA TCGAATAATTTGGCTGGGGGATTTAAATTACCGGATAGCCCTTTCTTACCGTGCAGCAAAAGCTCTTGTTGAGATGCATGATTGGAAGACTTTGTTAGAGAATGACCAG ctGTGTATAGAGCAGAGGCAAGGTAGAATCTTTGAAGGATGGAACGAAGGGAAAATATATTTCCCTCCAACATATAAGTATTCAAATAATTCAGACCGATATGCAGGCGATGACAGGCGCTCAAAACAAAAGAGAAGAACTCCAGCATG GTGTGATCGTATCTTGTGGTATGGAAGGGGCCTTCACCAATTATCATATGTTCGTGGGGAGTCAAGATTTTCTGATCATAGGCCAGTTTATAGCATATTCTTGGCAGAGGTTGAGTCTATTAGCTGCAACCAAATAAAGAAAAGCTCCAGTTCCAGGATTGATGTAGAAGAGTTGTTTCCAAATTCACATGGTTATGACTACACTGATTTGCACTACTTTTGA
- the LOC108347915 gene encoding type IV inositol polyphosphate 5-phosphatase 7 isoform X2 has translation MRDENSKKSKLFWPKTLVKKWFNIKSKAEDFQADDVLSQGVDEECSSNYSEREACTIRKSKSERSSRWYSDRVRRGKNDLDKAQVTDVYNYRIFVATWNVAGKSPPSYLSLEDWLHTSPPADIYVLGFQEIVPLNAGNVLGTEDNGPARKWLALIRRTLNNLPGTSGGCHTPSPLPDPIVELDADFEGSVRQKATSFFQRRSFQSLSRSLRMDNDMLMQQACLDRRFSVCDRVIFGHRASDYDPNYRWGSSDEENGAGDSPITAQYSPMSYGGCFSAEDSDRQTGHSRYCLVASKQMVGVFLTVWVKSDIRDDVHKMKVSCVGRGLMGYLGNKGSISISMSLHQTSFCFICSHLTSGQKDGDELRRNSDVMEILRKTRFPPVHDMGDENSPQTILEHDRIIWLGDLNYRIALSYRAAKALVEMHDWKTLLENDQLCIEQRQGRIFEGWNEGKIYFPPTYKYSNNSDRYAGDDRRSKQKRRTPAWGLHQLSYVRGESRFSDHRPVYSIFLAEVESISCNQIKKSSSSRIDVEELFPNSHGYDYTDLHYF, from the exons ATGAGAGATGAGAACTCGAAGAAgagcaag CTTTTTTGGCCAAAAACATTGGTCAAGAAGTGGTTCAATATCAAGAGCAAAGCTGAGGATTTTCAGGCAGATGATGTTCTCTCCCAAG GGGTTGATGAAGAGTGTAGTAGCAACTACTCTGAGAGGGAGGCATGCACCATCAGGAAAAGCAAATCAG AGAGATCAAGCAGATGGTACTCGGACAGAGTGCGAAGAGGTAAGAATGACCTTGATAAAGCTCAGGTTACAGATGTGTATAACTATAG AATCTTTGTTGCCACTTGGAATGTAGCAGGGAAGTCACCTCCAAGTTATTTGAGTCTTGAAGATTGGCTTCACACCTCTCCACCAGCTGATATCTATGTTCTTGG ATTTCAAGAAATTGTACCTCTTAATGCTGGTAATGTTTTGGGAACAGAAGACAATGGTCCTGCAAGAAAATGGCTAGCCCTTATTAGGAGGACCTTGAACAACCTTCCTGGAACAAGTGGAGGATGCCACACACCTTCACCCCTCCCTGATCCTATTGTAGAGCTAGATGCTGATTTTGAGGGATCAGTGAGGCAGAAGGCAACCTCTTTCTTTCAACGAAGATCCTTCCAATCCTTGAGCCGTAGTTTGAGAATGGATAATGATATGTTAATGCAACAAGCTTGCCTTGATCGTCGTTTCAGTGTCTGTGATAGAGTGATATTTGGTCACAGAGCGAGTGACTATGACCCCAATTATCGATGGGGTTCCTCAGATGAAGAAAATGGCGCTGGTGACTCTCCAATTACAGCACAGTATTCACCGATGTCATACGGTGGTTGTTTCTCTGCAGAGGATAGTGACAGACAGACAGGCCACTCAAGATACTGCTTGGTTGCTAGCAAGCAAATGGTTGGGGTATTTCTAACTGTTTGGGTGAAAAGTGATATAAGAGATGATGTTCACAAAATGAAAGTGTCTTGTGTTGGCCGAGGGTTAATGGGATATCTCGGAAACAAG GGATCAATATCAATTAGTATGTCATTGCACCAAACAAGCTTTTGCTTCATTTGTAGTCATTTGACTTCTGGACAAAAGGATGGTGATGAGTTAAGGAGAAATTCAGATGTAATGGAGATTCTCAGAAAGACAAGGTTTCCCCCAGTCCACGACATGGGTGATGAGAATTCTCCTCAGACAATTCTGGAACATGA TCGAATAATTTGGCTGGGGGATTTAAATTACCGGATAGCCCTTTCTTACCGTGCAGCAAAAGCTCTTGTTGAGATGCATGATTGGAAGACTTTGTTAGAGAATGACCAG ctGTGTATAGAGCAGAGGCAAGGTAGAATCTTTGAAGGATGGAACGAAGGGAAAATATATTTCCCTCCAACATATAAGTATTCAAATAATTCAGACCGATATGCAGGCGATGACAGGCGCTCAAAACAAAAGAGAAGAACTCCAGCATG GGGCCTTCACCAATTATCATATGTTCGTGGGGAGTCAAGATTTTCTGATCATAGGCCAGTTTATAGCATATTCTTGGCAGAGGTTGAGTCTATTAGCTGCAACCAAATAAAGAAAAGCTCCAGTTCCAGGATTGATGTAGAAGAGTTGTTTCCAAATTCACATGGTTATGACTACACTGATTTGCACTACTTTTGA
- the LOC108347915 gene encoding type I inositol polyphosphate 5-phosphatase 4 isoform X1, whose amino-acid sequence MRDENSKKSKLFWPKTLVKKWFNIKSKAEDFQADDVLSQGVDEECSSNYSEREACTIRKSKSERSSRWYSDRVRRGKNDLDKAQVTDVYNYRIFVATWNVAGKSPPSYLSLEDWLHTSPPADIYVLGFQEIVPLNAGNVLGTEDNGPARKWLALIRRTLNNLPGTSGGCHTPSPLPDPIVELDADFEGSVRQKATSFFQRRSFQSLSRSLRMDNDMLMQQACLDRRFSVCDRVIFGHRASDYDPNYRWGSSDEENGAGDSPITAQYSPMSYGGCFSAEDSDRQTGHSRYCLVASKQMVGVFLTVWVKSDIRDDVHKMKVSCVGRGLMGYLGNKGSISISMSLHQTSFCFICSHLTSGQKDGDELRRNSDVMEILRKTRFPPVHDMGDENSPQTILEHDRIIWLGDLNYRIALSYRAAKALVEMHDWKTLLENDQLCIEQRQGRIFEGWNEGKIYFPPTYKYSNNSDRYAGDDRRSKQKRRTPAWCDRILWYGRGLHQLSYVRGESRFSDHRPVYSIFLAEVESISCNQIKKSSSSRIDVEELFPNSHGYDYTDLHYF is encoded by the exons ATGAGAGATGAGAACTCGAAGAAgagcaag CTTTTTTGGCCAAAAACATTGGTCAAGAAGTGGTTCAATATCAAGAGCAAAGCTGAGGATTTTCAGGCAGATGATGTTCTCTCCCAAG GGGTTGATGAAGAGTGTAGTAGCAACTACTCTGAGAGGGAGGCATGCACCATCAGGAAAAGCAAATCAG AGAGATCAAGCAGATGGTACTCGGACAGAGTGCGAAGAGGTAAGAATGACCTTGATAAAGCTCAGGTTACAGATGTGTATAACTATAG AATCTTTGTTGCCACTTGGAATGTAGCAGGGAAGTCACCTCCAAGTTATTTGAGTCTTGAAGATTGGCTTCACACCTCTCCACCAGCTGATATCTATGTTCTTGG ATTTCAAGAAATTGTACCTCTTAATGCTGGTAATGTTTTGGGAACAGAAGACAATGGTCCTGCAAGAAAATGGCTAGCCCTTATTAGGAGGACCTTGAACAACCTTCCTGGAACAAGTGGAGGATGCCACACACCTTCACCCCTCCCTGATCCTATTGTAGAGCTAGATGCTGATTTTGAGGGATCAGTGAGGCAGAAGGCAACCTCTTTCTTTCAACGAAGATCCTTCCAATCCTTGAGCCGTAGTTTGAGAATGGATAATGATATGTTAATGCAACAAGCTTGCCTTGATCGTCGTTTCAGTGTCTGTGATAGAGTGATATTTGGTCACAGAGCGAGTGACTATGACCCCAATTATCGATGGGGTTCCTCAGATGAAGAAAATGGCGCTGGTGACTCTCCAATTACAGCACAGTATTCACCGATGTCATACGGTGGTTGTTTCTCTGCAGAGGATAGTGACAGACAGACAGGCCACTCAAGATACTGCTTGGTTGCTAGCAAGCAAATGGTTGGGGTATTTCTAACTGTTTGGGTGAAAAGTGATATAAGAGATGATGTTCACAAAATGAAAGTGTCTTGTGTTGGCCGAGGGTTAATGGGATATCTCGGAAACAAG GGATCAATATCAATTAGTATGTCATTGCACCAAACAAGCTTTTGCTTCATTTGTAGTCATTTGACTTCTGGACAAAAGGATGGTGATGAGTTAAGGAGAAATTCAGATGTAATGGAGATTCTCAGAAAGACAAGGTTTCCCCCAGTCCACGACATGGGTGATGAGAATTCTCCTCAGACAATTCTGGAACATGA TCGAATAATTTGGCTGGGGGATTTAAATTACCGGATAGCCCTTTCTTACCGTGCAGCAAAAGCTCTTGTTGAGATGCATGATTGGAAGACTTTGTTAGAGAATGACCAG ctGTGTATAGAGCAGAGGCAAGGTAGAATCTTTGAAGGATGGAACGAAGGGAAAATATATTTCCCTCCAACATATAAGTATTCAAATAATTCAGACCGATATGCAGGCGATGACAGGCGCTCAAAACAAAAGAGAAGAACTCCAGCATG GTGTGATCGTATCTTGTGGTATGGAAGGGGCCTTCACCAATTATCATATGTTCGTGGGGAGTCAAGATTTTCTGATCATAGGCCAGTTTATAGCATATTCTTGGCAGAGGTTGAGTCTATTAGCTGCAACCAAATAAAGAAAAGCTCCAGTTCCAGGATTGATGTAGAAGAGTTGTTTCCAAATTCACATGGTTATGACTACACTGATTTGCACTACTTTTGA